A window of Pedococcus badiiscoriae genomic DNA:
CTCCAGGGCGACGGGAGGCTGCTCGACGGCATCGCCCGGGAGCGCGCCATGCTGGCGGACCTGCGGGCCCACGCCGACGTCGTCATCGACACCTCCGGCCTGAACGTCCACCAGCTCGCCAAGAAGGTCCACCCGGTCTTCTCCGGCGACAGTGGCCCCAAGGTGCGCATCGCCGTGATGTCGTTCGGCTTCAAGTACGGGGTGCCCCTCGACGCCGACTTCGTGTTCGACATGCGGTTCCTGCCGAACCCCTTCTGGATCCCGGAGCTGCGCAACTTCACCGGCCAGGACGCGCCAGTGGCCGAGTTCGTGATGGCCCAGCAGGGGGCGCCCGAGTTCGTCGACCGGGTGGTCGCGCTGATGGACCCGGTGACCCAGGGCTACATCCGCGAGGGACGGCGCTACGTCACGCTGGCGGTGGGCTGCACCGGTGGCAAGCACCGCTCCGTGGCCGTGGCCGAGGCCCTGCGGTCCCGCCTGACCACCGACGACGTGGCGACGTTCGTCGTCCACCGCGACCTGGGGCAGGAGTGAGCGCCCGGTGACCGGGCCCGCGGTCGTCGCCCTCGGTGGTGGACACGGTCTCGCCGCATCGCTGGAGGCGCTCAAGCTGGTCTGCGACGACATCACGGCCGTCGTCACGGTCGCCGACAACGGCGGGTCCTCCGGCCGGCTCCGCGACGAGTTCGACGTGCTGCCGCCGGGCGACCTGCGGATGGCCCTCACCGCGCTGTGTGACGACACCGAGTGGGGCCACACGTGGCGTGACGTCCTGCAGCACCGGTTCCGCGGCGACGGCCAGCTGGGTGGTCACGCCCTCGGCAACCTCCTCATCACCGCCCTGTGGGACCTGCACCACGACCCGGTCACCGGCCTGGACCTGGTCGGCCGCCTGCTCAACGCGCGGGGACGCGTCCTGCCCATGGCCGCCGTGCCCCTGGAGATCACCGCACGGGTGCGTGGCCTGGACCCCCTGGACGCGGACGCGCTGTCGACGCTGCGGGGGCAGGTGGCGATCGCCACGACCAAGGGGACCGTGCTCAGCATCGCCCTCGAGCCGGCCGACCCACCGGCGGCCCCGGCGACGGTGGCGGCAGTGCGTGAGGCCGACTGGGTGATCCTCGGGCCCGGGTCGTGGTTCACCTCCGTGATGCCCCACCTCATGGTGCCGGCCCTGCGGGACGCGCTGCACGACACGACGGCCAAGCGGCTGCTGACGCTCAACCTCGAGCACTCCGGCGAGACGGCCGGCTTCACGGCGGCCCGCCAGCTGGAGTCCCTGGTGGACCACGCGCCCCGGATGAGGCTGGACGCGGTCCTGGCCGACCCCAGCGCCGTCGACGATGAGGCAGGATTGCGCACGGTGGCCGCACGGCTCGGGGCGGAGCTCGTCCTCGCCCCAGTGGCGCAACGCGGCGCACCGGGGCACCATGACTCGCTCCGGCTGGCCGCGGCATACCGTGACCTTTTCGGCTGAGAACGGACATGGCGCGCAGCGACCATGGTTGAGTCGGAGGCGAGACCACGCCGGTGCCCTGGGGGCCCCGGCGCGGCGGGGGAGGCAGCAGAGCATGGGACCGGAGCCCACAGTTCAGGATCGCGAGATGGCAGGATGAACCAATGGCTATGACGGCGCGGGTCAAGGACGAGCTCAGCAGGCTCGACGTCACGAAACCCTGTTGCCGCAAGTCGGAGGTGGCCGCCACGCTGCGTTTCGCCGGCGGTCTGCACATCGTGGGTGGGCGGATCGTCGTCGAGGCCGAGCTCGACACGGCCAACGCCGCCCGGCGCCTGCGCAAGAACATCAGCGACCTCTACGGTCACCCGTCCGAGGTCCTGGTCCTGGCGGCCGGCGGTCTGCGCAAGGGCAGCCGCTACGTCGTCCGGGTGGTCCAGGACGGCGAGGCCCTGGCCCGCCAGACCGGTCTGATCGACGCCCGGGGACGCCCCGTCCGCGGGCTTCCGCCCAAGGTGGTCAGCGCCTCGGCCTGCGATGCCGAGGCGGCCTGGCGCGGCGCCTTCATCGCGCACGGCTCACTCACGGAGCCCGGACGTTCCTCGGCCCTCGAGGTCACCTGCCCCGGACCCGAGGCCGCCCTGGCCCTCGTCGGAGCGGCCCGCCGCCTCGGCATCCAGGCAAAGGCGCGTGAGGTGCGTGGGGTCGACCGGGTCGTCATCCGCGACGGCGATGCCATCGGGGCGATGCTGACCCGGCTCGGTGCCCACGACGCGGTCATGGCGTGGGAGGAGCGCCGGATGCGCCGTGAGGTCCGGGCCACGGCCAACCGGCTGGCCAACTTCGACGACGCCAACCTGCGGCGCTCGGCGCGGGCCGCCGTCGCGGCGGGTGCCAGGGTGCACCGCGCCATGGAGATCCTCGGCGACGAGATCCCGGACCACCTCAAGGAGGCCGGCGCGCTTCGCCTGGAGCACAAGCAGGCGTCCCTGGAGGAGCTCGGCCAGCTCGCCCAGCCCCCGATGACCAAGGACGCCGTGGCGGGGCGCATCCGGCGCCTGCTCGCGATGGCCGACAAGCGGGCCCAGGACCTCGGGATCCCCGGGACCGAGGCCAACCTCACGCCCGACATGCTGGACGCCTGAGCGCATGACACGGATCGCCGTGGTCGGCACGGGCTACGTCGGACTCTCCATGGCAGTCCTGCTCGGCCAGCGACACGAGGTCGTCGCCCTCGACATCGACGCGGCCCGCGTCGACCTGCTGAGCTCGGGGCGCAGCCCCATCGCGGACGCCGAGATCGAGACCTTCCTGGCCCACCACGCGCTGACGCTGACCTTCACGACGGACCCCGCGACGGCCTACGCGGGTGCGGAGTTCGTCATCATCGCGACGCCGACCGACTACGACCCGGTGACCAACTACTTCGACACCTCCACGGTGGAGAAGGTCGCCGCCGACGTGGTGGCCGCCAACCCGACCGCGGTGATGGTGGTGAAGTCCACGGTCCCTGTCGGCTTCACCAAGGGGCTGTCCGAGCGACTCGGCACCGACAACCTGCTGTTCAGCCCGGAGTTCCTCCGGGAGGGCAAGGCCCTCTGGGACAGCCTGCACCCGTCCCGGATCGTCGTCGGGGAGCGCAGCGACCGCGGGCAGGCGTTCGCCGACCTGCTGCGCGAGGGCTCCGAGGAACCCGACGTCCCCGTGCTCCTGACCGACAGCACCGAGGCCGAGGCCGTCAAGCTGTTCGCCAACACCTACCTCGCGATGCGTGTCGCGTTCTTCAACGAGCTCGACACCTTCGCCGTGACCCACGGCCTCGACCCGCGCCAGATCATCGAGGGCGTCGGCCTCGACCCCCGGATCGGTCCCGGCTACAACAACCCGTCGTTCGGCTACGGCGGGTACTGCCTGCCCAAGGACACCAAGCAGCTGCTGGCCAACTACCAGAACGTGCCGCAGTCGCTCATCGAGGCGATCGTCACGGCGAACACGACCCGCAAGGACTTCGTGGCGACCGACATCCTGCGTCGCAACCCCCGCATCGTCGGCATCCACCGGCTGATCATGAAGTCGGGCTCCGACAACTTCCGGTCGAGCAGCGTGCAGGGGATCATGAAGCGCATCAAGGCCAAGGGCGTGGAGATCGTGGTCTACGAGCCCGCGCTGGCCGATGACCACTTCTTCGGCTCACGGGTCATCCGTGACCTCGCCGAGTTCACCGAGCTGTCCGACGTGATCGTGGCCAACCGGATGGTGGCCGAGCTGGAACCCGTGGCCGACAAGGTCTACACGCGCGACCTGTTCGGCGGAGACTTCTGACCGACTCCGGTATGCCGCCGTGCCCGGCTCGGGCGCGCGAGGTTACCGGCCCGTACGCCGGACCGCCGTGGCTCCCGCTGGACCTGCTCGATAGGCTCGGGGCCGAGCAAATCCGTGCCGCGCCACGCGGCATACCGTCCCCCTCTGAGAAGGACTTGGCATCGTGACTGTTCGCGTAGGTATCAACGGCTTCGGCCGCATCGGCCGCAACTTCTTCCGCGCCATCGAGGCGTCGGGAGCCGACATCGAGGTCGTGGCCACCAACGACCTGATGGACAACAAGACGCTGGCCCACCTGCTCAAGTACGACTCGATCCTCGGCCGCTTCCCCGGTGAGGTGACCTACGACGACACGTCGATCACCGCCGGCGGCAAGACCTTCCGGGTGTTCGAGGAGCGCGACCCGGCCAAGATCGACTGGGCTTCCGTGGGCGCCGACATCGTGGTGGAGTCCACCGGCTTCTTCACGGACGCGACCAAGGCCAAGGCGCACATCGACGGCGGCGCGAAGAAGGTCATCATCTCCGCGCCCGCGTCCAACGAGGACATCACCATCGTCATGGGCGTCAACGACGACCAGTACGACGCGGCCAAGCACACCATCATCTCCAACGCGTCCTGCACGACGAACTGCCTCGGCCCGATGGCCAAGGTGATGAACGACGAGTTCGGCATCGTCAAGGGCCTGATGACGACGATCCACGCCTACACCCAGGACCAGAACCTGCAGGACGCGCCGCACAAGGACCTGCGCCGCGCTCGCGCCGCCGCCCTCAACATCGTGCCCACCTCGACGGGCGCGGCCAAGGCGATCGGCCTCGTGCTCCCCGAGCTCAAGGGCAAGCTCGACGGCTACGCGCTGCGCGTCCCCGTCCCGACCGGCTCGGCCACCGACCTCACCTTCGAAGCCGGCCGCGAGACGACGGCCGACGAGGTCAACGCCGCGGTCAAGGCCGCTGCCGAGGGTCCACTCAAGGGCGTCCTCGTCTACACCGAGGACCCCATCGTGTCCAAGGACATCGAGACCGACCCGGCCTCCTGCATCTTCGACGCGGGCCTGACCAAGGTCATCGGCAACCAGGTCAAGGTCGTCGGCTGGTACGACAACGAGTGGGGCTACTCCAACCGCCTCGCCGACCTGGTCGTCCTCGTCGGCCAGACGCTCTGACCTCCGTGCACTCGATCTCCGAGCTGGGCGACCTGCGCGGCAAGCGCGTCCTCGTCCGGTCAGACCTCAACGTGCCGCTGGACTATGACGACGCAGGCCGCAGGACGATCACCGACGACGGCCGCATCCGTGCGTCCGTGCCCACGATCAAGGCACTGTCCGACGCGGGTGCCCGCGTCGTCGTGTGCGCCCACCTCGGCCGGCCCAAGGGTGCGCCGGAGGCGAAGTACTCCCTGGCCCCGGTCGCCACCCGGCTCGGCGAGCTGCTCGGCCGGGACGTCACCTTCGCCACCGACACGGTGGGGGAGAGCGCCAGGGCCGCGGTCGAGGCCGCCCAGGACGGCGACGTCGTGCTGCTGGAGAACCTCCGGTTCAACCCGGGGGAGACCGCCAAGTCCGACGAGGAGCGTGCCGAGTTCGCCCGCCAGCTCGCGGCGTTGGCCGACGTGTTCGTCTCCGACGGGTTCGGGGTCGTGCACCGCAAGCAGGCCAGCGTCTACGACGTGGCGCGCCTGCTGCCGTCCGCCGTCGGCGGGCTCGTCGAGACCGAGGTCGGCGTCCTGCGGCGCCTGACCGAGGACCCGGAGCGCCCCTATGCCGTGGTGCTGGGCGGTGCGAAGGTCTCGGACAAGCTCGGCGTCATCGACAACCTGCTCCGGACGGCCGACCGCCTGCTCATCGGTGGCGGCATGGTCTTCACGTTCCTGGCGGCGCAGGACTACGAGGTCGGCAAGAGCCTCCTCGAGGCCGACCAGCTCGAGCAGGTCAAGGGCTACCTGGAGCAGGCCAAGGAGCGGGGCGTCGAGATCGTCCTGCCCGTCGACATCGTGGCCGCCTCGGAGTTCTCCGCGGACGCCGAGCGCGAGGTGGTCCCCGCCGGGGCCATCCCCGCCGACCGGATGGGGCTCGACATCGGGCCCGAGTCCGGCGTGCTGTTCGCCGAGAAGCTCAAGGACTGCAGGACGGTGTTCTGGAACGGCCCGATGGGTGCGTTCGAGATGGAGCCGTATGCCGCGGGCACGGCAGCCGTCGCGAAGGCCATCGTCGAGCTCACCGAGGACGGCGCATTCACCGTCATCGGTGGCGGCGACTCCGCCGCGGCGGTGCGCCAGCTCGGTTTCGAGGACGACCAGTTCGGCCACATCTCCACCGGTGGCGGAGCGAGCCTGGAGTATCTCGAGGGCAAGGAGCTGCCCGGCCTGACCGTGCTCGACGAGGAGACCACCCGCTGATGGCACCGAAGACCCCCGGACGCACGCCCCTCATGGCGGGCAACTGGAAGATGAACCTCGACCACCTGCAGGCCACCCACCTGGTCCAGAAGCTCGACTGGACCCTGCGCGACGGCCGGCACGACTTCGGCGCGGTCGAGGTGGCGGTGCTGCCGCCGTTCACCGACCTGCGGTCCGTGCAGACCCTCATCGACGGGGACCGGCTCGAGCTCGTGTTCGGCGCGCAGGACCTCTCGAAACACGATGCGGGGGCGTACACCGGCGAGGTCTCCGGTGCCTTCCTGGCCAAGCTTGGCTGCACCTACGTGCTGGCCGGACACAGCGAGCGGCGGGAGTACCACCAGGAGTCCGACGACGACGTCAACGCGAAGGTCAAGGCGGCCTACCGGCACGGCCTGACACCGATCTTCTGCGTCGGCGAGCCCCTCGAGGTGCGCCAGGAGGGCACCTACGTCGAGCACGTCCTCACGCAGCTCGAGGCGGGCCTCGCCGACGTCACGGCCGAGCAGGCCAAGGCGATCGTCATCGCCTACGAACCCGTCTGGGCCATCGGCACCGGCGAGGTGGCCACGCCGCAGGATGCCCAGGAGGTCTGCTCGGCGATCCGCACCAAGCTGGCCGAGCTCTACTCGGGCGACCTGGCCGACGCGGTCCGGGTGCTGTACGGCGGATCGGTCAAGGCCGGCAACGTCGCGGCCATCATGGCGCAGGAGGACGTCGACGGCGCACTCGTGGGCGGCGCGTCGATCGACCCCGCCGAGTTCGCCTCGATCTGCCGCTACCGGCACCACCTGGCCACCGCCTGAGCGGCCAGCAGGTATCCTGACTCTTGCTGCCTGAACGGGCAGCGACAAACTGACGTCGACTCGAGATGGGTGCTCCGTGGAAGCCGTACGCATTGGCCTGCAGGTCCTGCTGGTCGTCGGTGGTCTGTTCCTGACGCTGCTGATCCTGCTCCACAAGGGCAAGGGTGGTGGACTGTCGGACATGTTCGGTGGCGGCATGTCCACGTCGCTGGGTTCCTCCTCAGTGGCCGAGCGCAACCTCGACCGCTTCACCGTGGCCGTCGGCATCGTGTGGTTCGCCTGCATCGTGGGCATCGGTCTCATCGACCGGTTCTCCGCCTGAGTCACCGCACGACCGCCTGACGGCACACTGACAGCCCGTTCCTGACTCACCCTCCCTGACCAGACTCCTCCTCACCAGACAAGGACCTTCCGCACATGGCAGGTGGCAACGCAATCCGAGGCAGCCGAGTCGGCGCCGGCCCGATGGGCGAGGCCGAACGCGGTGATGCCGCGCCGCGTGTCTTCGTGTCGTACTGGTGCGCCAACGGCCACCAGACGCGTCCGAGCTTCGCGGAGGAGCCCGGCCTGGCCGTCCCCGAGACCTGGGACTGCCCGCGCTGCGGGTTCCCCGCGGGCCAGGACGAGGCGAACCCGCCGGCCCCGCCGAAGGTCGAGCCCTACAAGACCCACCTCGCCTACGTGAAGGAGCGTCGCTCCGACGCCGACGGCAAGGCCATCCTCGACGAGGCCCTGGCCACGCTGCGGGAGCGCAAGCTCATCCAGTAGCCAGGTCGGCGGCTGACTCGGCGTCGACGAGCCAGACCGTCTCGCGGAGGCCGTGCACCTGCGCCGCACTGGAACGCTCGGGGCCGGCCCCCTCGACGCCGTCGCGCACCGCTTGCGCCTTGTCCGCTCCGGCGACGAGGAACCAGACCCGGTCGGAACGGCTGAGGCACTCGAAGGTCAGCGAGACCCGGTCCGGCGGGGGCTTGGGCGAGTCGTGCACCGCCACGGCGATCGCGTCGGTGGTGAGCTGCGCGGGATGGCCGGGGAAGAGCGAGGCGACGTGGCCGTCGGGGCCGACGCCCAGGATCATCACGTCGAACGCGTCCCCGCCGCTGCCACGGACCGCCGCGGCATACTGCTGCGCGCTGTCCTCCGCGGAGTCACTGGCGTCGGGTCCGGCGACCCGGTGCACCCTGGCCGCGTCGAGACCCAGCCGGTCGAGGCCGGCCGCGTCATTCTGGGTGTCGTTGCGGTCGGCGTCCCCGGCAGGCAGGTAGCGCTCGTCTCCCCACCACACCGAGACCCTCGACCAGTCCACCGCCGAGTGTGCCGGCGCCTCGAGGATCGAGGCGATGATCGCGGAGCCGAGCGAGCCTCCGGTCAGCGACACGTGAGGCTCCCGCCCGGCCGCCTGCAGGTCGAGCAGCGTGGTGACGAGGCGAGCGGCCCCGGAGTCGGCGACCGACTGCTTGTCGGGGTGGACGACCACCAGGGGGGCGGTCATGCCTTCGCTGCCTTGCGCTGGGCGGCGGTGCCGGTCGACGTGGCCTTGGCGAGCTTGCGAGCGGCGGCCTTCTTGACGTCGGCGGTGGCCGCCGCGGCAGGGGGAGCCGGCGCCTGGACCATCTCCGAGCTGGCCGTCTTCGCACTGGCCCGGGCGAGCCTGCGCGCCTGGCGCTCGGACTCCTTGACCGAGGGCGCGTCGCCCTCGCGCACAGCCTCGCTGGCGGTCACCGTCTTGGTGCCGATCCGCGCGAGCCCGCTGCGGATCGCCTCCTCGTAGATCTCGTCGGGGTCGAGTCGGCGCAGCTCGTCGGCCAGGCACTCGGCGGTCGCCCGGCGAGCCAGCGAGATCCGCCGGACCGGTTGGCCGGGCTGGCTGAGCGTGGCGATGGCTCCGTCGGGTCGCACCAGGTCGATCGCGCCACTGCGCCGCTCCAGCCGGACACTGACCATGCCGGTCCCGGATCGCGAACGAGCCCGCCGCACCGGGCAGCGGAGCGCCTGGGCGAGCCAGGCGGCCAACAGGTCGGTCGACGGGGAGTCCGAGCCGCCGGTGACCGTGGCCTCCGTGACCGGCTCGAAGGGTGGCTGGTCCATGGCGGCCGCGAGCAGCCCCCGCCACAGGGTGATGCGGGTCCAGGCGAGGTCGGTGTCTCCCCGCGTGTAGGTGCCTGCTCGTCCCTGGAGCTCGGCTCGGGGATGCTTCGACTCGGCGGCGTCGGTGATGCGACGCTGTGCCATCGAGCCGATCGGGTCCTGGGCCAGGTGGGTGGGGGCATCGGTCGGCCACCACGCAACCACGGGGGAGTCGGGCAGGAGCAACGGGATCACCACGCTGCGGCCGTGTTCGGTGAGGGCGCCGTAGAGCCGGAGCACCACGACCTCACTGGCCCCGGCGTCCCCACCGACGCGGATCTGGGCGTCGATGCGTGACTGACCACGCTTGTTGCCGATGACCACGGCGATGATCCGGCAGGGGTGCTGACGGCTGGCGTCGTTGGCGGCCTGGATCGCCTCCTCGGCATCCTGCTCGTCGACGACGATGAGCAGGGTGAGGACGCGTCCCAGCGCCATCGCCCCGGTGTCCTGGCGCAGCGCGACCAGCTTCTTGCTGATCGCCACGGTGGTCGTGCTGGGCAGGTCGACGATCAAGGCATCCTCCAGACGCGGCCATCGCGGTGCATCATCTCGTCGGCGGCGGCCGGGCCCCATCCGCCGGCCACGTAGGGCTCGACCTTGGTCCGCTGCTTGGCCCAGTAGGCCTCGACCGGGTCGAGGATCTCCCAGGAGAGCTCGACCTCCTCGTGCCGGGGGAAGAGCGGCGGGTCCCCGAGCAGCACGTCCAGGATGAGGCGCTCGTAGGCCTCGGGGCTGGACTCGGTGAAGGCGCGGCCGTAGCCGAAGTCCATCGTCACGTCGCGCACCTCCATCTGCGCGCCTGGCACCTTGGCGCCGAAGCGCATGGTGATGCCCTCGTCGGGCTGGACCCGGATGACGATGGCGTTCTGGCCGAGCTCCTCGGTCGCGGTGTCGTTGAACGGCAGGTGGGGCGCCTTCTTGAAGACGACGGCGATCTCGGTCACCCGCTTGCCGAGCCGCTTGCCCGTCCGCAGGTAGAACGGGACGCCCGCCCACCGGCGCGAGTCGATCTCGAGCTTCATCGCGGCATACGTCTCGGTGCGCGAGTCCTTGGCGACGCCGTCCTCCTCGAGGTAGCCGATCACTTGCTCGCCGCCCTGCCAGCCGGCGGCGTACTGGCCGCGGGCGGTGGACTTGCCGAGGTCCTTGGGGTGCCGCACGGCGGACAGGACCTTCTCCTTCTCGGCGCGCAGGTGCTCCGCGGCGAAGGAGACCGGCTCCTCCATCGCGGTCAGCGCGAGGAGCTGCAGGAGGTGGTTCTGGATCACGTCGCGGGCCGCGCCGATGCCGTCGTAGTACCCGGCCCGGCCACCGATACCGATGTCCTCGGCCATGGTGATCTGCACGTGGTCGACGTAGTTGGCGTTCCAGACCGGCTCGAACATCTGGTTGGCGAAACGCAGTGCCAGCAGGTTCTGGACCGTCTCCTTGCCCAGGTAGTGGTCGATGCGGAAGACCGCGTCCGGCGGGAAGACGCCCTCGACGATGTCGTTGAGCTCGCGGGCGCTCTTCAGGTCGTGGCCGAAGGGCTTCTCGATGACGACGCGACGCCACGCGTTCGCCTCGGGCTTGCTCAGCCCCGACCGTTCGAGCTGCTCGCAGACGACGGAGAACGAGGACGGCGGGATCGAGAGGTAGAACGCGATGTTGCCGCCGGTGCCGCGCTCCTGCTCGAGGCTCTTGACCGTCTCGGCGAGCAGGTCGAACGAGGTCGGGTCGTCGAACGTGCCTGGCACGAAACGGAATCCCTCGGCCAGGTTGCGCCACACACTCTCGCGAAAGGGCGTGCGGGCGTACTGCTTGACCGCGTCGTAGACGATCTTGCCGAAGTCCTGGTCGGCCCAGTCGCGACGGGCGAATCCCACCAGCGAGAAGCCCGGTGGGAGCAGCCCGCGGTTGGCCAGGTCGTAGATGGCCGGCATGAGCTTCTTGCGGGCCAGGTCGCCGGTCACCCCGAAGAGCACCAGGCCGCAGGGGCCGGCGATCCGGGGGAGCCGCTTGTCGCGTGGATCGCGCAGGGGGTTGTGGTCCTGCGTCACCCGCGTCGGACTCATGCGTCGCCTTCCGTGGGGGACAGGTCTGCCAGCGCCTTGGTGACCTGCGCCAGACCCGCGTCGTGGTCGGTGAGGTGCAGCTGCAGGACGGGACGACCGTGCTCGGCGAGCACCTGGGCGTCGCCAGCGGCCTGGGAGGCGATGAAGTCACCGAAGGTGAACTCGCGCCCCGGGATCGCCAGGTCCTGGTGCGGGGCCGTCGTGATCTGCAGGTAGACGCCCGTGGCCGGCCCGCCCTTGTGGAACTGACCGGTCGAGTGCAGGAACCGAGGTCCCCAGCCGAAGGTCGTGGGACGTCCGGTATGCCGCGCGAGCCCGGGCCGCACGTCCGCGAGGGCCGCGTCCGTGAGCCGGTCCAGGTAGGCCATCACGGCGACGTAGCCGTGCTCCGGGTCGAGCTGGGCGAACAGGGCGGTGACGGCCTCGGCGACCGTGCCTGCCCCGCCGAGCCAGTCGCCGCCCAGTGCACGGATCTCCACGGCGCCGTCGGTGGCCGCAGGCGCCCCGGAGTCGCCGACTCCCTTGTCCAGCAACGCGCGCGCCGCCTTCTTGGCGCTCTCGACGTCGGGCTGGTCGAACGGGTTGATCCCGAGCAGGCGGCCGGCGGCGGCCGTGGCGACCTCCCACAGCAGGAGCTGCGCACCGAGCGGTCCGCTGACGGCGACCTCGGAGCGGCTGGCGTCCGCGCCACCGTCGGGGTCTGCGCCGAGGACGAGGTCGTCGTCGGAGTCGCTGACGAGCCGGGCGACGGTGACGTCCGCCGCCGGCCGGGCCACCTCGCGGTCGGAGTCGCCCGCCACGACGACCGGCAGGATGCCGGTGCCCTGCTTGCCGGTGCTCTCGGCGATCAGCTGCTCGGCCCAGTCGGCGAACCCGACGATGCCGGACCCCTCGTCGACGATGACGAGCTTGTCGCGCAGGGGGTCGGTGCCCGCCATCGCCGCGGCGAGGCGCAGGCCGGGGTTGGCGTCGTCGTCCGCGCTCAGCACGTCCGCGACGGCCTCGGCGTCGTCCAGCAGTGCCTCGAGGTCGGCGCCGGCCAGCCCGGAGGGGACCAGGCCGAAGGCGGTCAGGGCCGAGTAGCGGCCACCGACGTTGGGGTCGGCGTTGACGACTCGGTAGCCACCGGCCCGCGACTCCTCGTCGAGGGGGCTGCCGGGGTCGGTGACGACCACGATGCGAGCCGTGGGGTCGATGCCGAGCTCGGTGAACGCCGCCTGGAAGGCGCGCCGCTGCGAGTCCGTCTCCACGGTCGAGCCCGACTTGCTGGAGACGACCACGACGGTCCGCTCGAGGTCGGTGATCGCCGCGCGAACCATGTCGGG
This region includes:
- the opcA gene encoding glucose-6-phosphate dehydrogenase assembly protein OpcA, with product MIVDLPSTTTVAISKKLVALRQDTGAMALGRVLTLLIVVDEQDAEEAIQAANDASRQHPCRIIAVVIGNKRGQSRIDAQIRVGGDAGASEVVVLRLYGALTEHGRSVVIPLLLPDSPVVAWWPTDAPTHLAQDPIGSMAQRRITDAAESKHPRAELQGRAGTYTRGDTDLAWTRITLWRGLLAAAMDQPPFEPVTEATVTGGSDSPSTDLLAAWLAQALRCPVRRARSRSGTGMVSVRLERRSGAIDLVRPDGAIATLSQPGQPVRRISLARRATAECLADELRRLDPDEIYEEAIRSGLARIGTKTVTASEAVREGDAPSVKESERQARRLARASAKTASSEMVQAPAPPAAAATADVKKAAARKLAKATSTGTAAQRKAAKA
- the zwf gene encoding glucose-6-phosphate dehydrogenase; this encodes MSPTRVTQDHNPLRDPRDKRLPRIAGPCGLVLFGVTGDLARKKLMPAIYDLANRGLLPPGFSLVGFARRDWADQDFGKIVYDAVKQYARTPFRESVWRNLAEGFRFVPGTFDDPTSFDLLAETVKSLEQERGTGGNIAFYLSIPPSSFSVVCEQLERSGLSKPEANAWRRVVIEKPFGHDLKSARELNDIVEGVFPPDAVFRIDHYLGKETVQNLLALRFANQMFEPVWNANYVDHVQITMAEDIGIGGRAGYYDGIGAARDVIQNHLLQLLALTAMEEPVSFAAEHLRAEKEKVLSAVRHPKDLGKSTARGQYAAGWQGGEQVIGYLEEDGVAKDSRTETYAAMKLEIDSRRWAGVPFYLRTGKRLGKRVTEIAVVFKKAPHLPFNDTATEELGQNAIVIRVQPDEGITMRFGAKVPGAQMEVRDVTMDFGYGRAFTESSPEAYERLILDVLLGDPPLFPRHEEVELSWEILDPVEAYWAKQRTKVEPYVAGGWGPAAADEMMHRDGRVWRMP
- a CDS encoding glucose-6-phosphate isomerase; this translates as MSSLGVVASGAAADAIATKVADLVEAKFASRLFAQDATLWGPEAESESAIRLSWVNLPRSSRPLLGEIAALREQLRGEGVDRVVLCGMGGSSLAPEVICATAGVDLVVLDSSQPDMVRAAITDLERTVVVVSSKSGSTVETDSQRRAFQAAFTELGIDPTARIVVVTDPGSPLDEESRAGGYRVVNADPNVGGRYSALTAFGLVPSGLAGADLEALLDDAEAVADVLSADDDANPGLRLAAAMAGTDPLRDKLVIVDEGSGIVGFADWAEQLIAESTGKQGTGILPVVVAGDSDREVARPAADVTVARLVSDSDDDLVLGADPDGGADASRSEVAVSGPLGAQLLLWEVATAAAGRLLGINPFDQPDVESAKKAARALLDKGVGDSGAPAATDGAVEIRALGGDWLGGAGTVAEAVTALFAQLDPEHGYVAVMAYLDRLTDAALADVRPGLARHTGRPTTFGWGPRFLHSTGQFHKGGPATGVYLQITTAPHQDLAIPGREFTFGDFIASQAAGDAQVLAEHGRPVLQLHLTDHDAGLAQVTKALADLSPTEGDA